aaaaaaaaaaaaaaaaaaaatacggaaTAAAGAAGAGCAAAAAGGCAGGGTACTCACCATCACTGCCAGCTGCCGATAGGCCTTCTTCAGTTCAACGTCTGATGCTGTGGCTTCAACCCCCAACACAAGGAAAGGGTTTAGCTCAGCCTCAGGAACCCCAGCCATGGTCAAGAGTCGAGCCACTTCCTCTTCAGGTTGACAGTTCCGCCCACCAGCTACAGGTGCATTCCCCTGTCTATTAGTCCTCTGCTTGACCCAAGGCAACTCCAGCCAACCCCGCTGAACTATTCTTACAAGCTGCTGCCATGGCCTGCTGTCTCTGAGCCAAGACAAGCAACGCTGGAAGGTCGGAGAGTCCAGCCAAGAGAAGAGCCAGGTGGCCTTATCCCTCCAGCCTAACTGGTCGCCCAATCCCACCAGAAATCGCCACCCCAACTGGAGACAGCCCAAAAAgagggccagagccagaagcagcAAAGCACCCAGTAGCCTAAGAAAGCGGGTGAGCAGTCCTGCCCCGACGTACAAGGTGTGGTTTAGAGACTGGGTCATCACCTGGGCCCAGCCTCCAAGCCGTCCTGCCCAGACTCCCACCCACACCCTAAAAAGGTCCAGATCACTGCCTTTCAGCTGCCTGCATGCATAGATGAGATGACCACAGGTTTCCACGTACTCTCCCACCAGTGCCAGCAGTTCAATGAGCCACCGGAAGCCTGCGTGTCCGAGCTGACACAGTTcctctgctccccacagtcccAGGCCTCTGCGCTTCTCAGCCTGACTCCGTTTGCGGCTCAAGCGATGTCGACCTGGGGACCTGGGATCTCTGCGTCCACCCTCCCGGGTATCCTCCTTGGTTGGGAGGCGGTGCCTCTGTCTCCGGGATGGAGCTTTCTTTCCACCGGACACACGTGAAAGATCACTGGGGAACTTAAGGGGTTCCTCATCATCATATTCTTCTTCCAACTCTTCTTTCCCCAAGGCTGGAGAGGTACAATGGTGGCAAAAGTTGCTCGAAGAGCCGTCTGCCCCCTCAGAGTAAGGCCCTTCTGGgaccccagggctcccctggcAGTTGCAAGCAGATGGAATGGAAAAAAAAGCAGGGGTCCCCTCCTCCTGGTACCCAGCCTCATTCTCTCTTGAGAGGTCCTGGTCAACTCCGGAGTCCTCTGAGGACGCCTCACTCTGATCAGGGTCTTTTCCATCCCTAGGTGGTCCTGGACCCCTCGGGGGAGCCATGGCTTGGATCCGACCAGTGAGCTGGGTTTGGGGTCTGGGTGTACTTAGGACCAGAgtgttctgggaggcagcgggtacCATTAGAAGCAGTCCCTGTTGAGTCCCTGAGTCCTGAGAAAGAAAGTATTTCAGGGCCCACGGAGGGTCCTAAGGTCCTGAGGGAGGCACCACTGCTGTAGTGGGCTCCGCACAAGCCTCCTTCTCCGGGGTGCTTCTGGGCCATGACCCCGGGGCTTCCTGAGGGTTTTAAGTCACAGCCATCACGGTAAGTTCTGAAGCCTGTAACAGAGACAGCAAGGCAAGGATGGGACCAGGAGAGCAGTTAAACAGTCTCAAACTGGGGACAAATTTAAGGCACCCACCTTTCTGGTTCTCTCAAGTTCTGTTCTTTCCAGGCATTCGCCACACTAGCAGTTAAGTCAGAACCAGACCAACCACGACACCACATGCTCCCTCCCCGCTCCTTCAAATCTCCTTAATTTTTCCTTCTGGCCCCACAGACCTATCATCTTAAATAACAGGAAGGGGGAAGTACCTCAAAGGGTGTGGTCCGGGGCGAGGGTCACTCTTAGGGAAAAGGGAAAGACGGCCGAAAAGAGGGGCCGCAGGCTGCCAGAAAAGGGTGGGGATCGTGCGGCCCTTAGAGGAAAACGTGGAGGCGGAGCCCAGGATTGCCGCGGAGAAAGGCCTCCAGGTAACTCACGGGCTGGGTAGAAGCGGCGACGGAAACGTACCGAAGAGCGGCGGTAACTCCTCCCCCgcgagcagctgggcctggggccagggggaGCTACGAGCGCAGCTCCCCCGGCTCCGCCTCCCGCTCACGCTCCGCTTCCGCCTTCCGTCCCCGCCGCGACAGCCGACCTGCTCCTACTTCCACCTCCGGGGTCACCACGAAAGAGAcgggaaggaaaagggaaagcgGTTGGGCGAGGCGCGAGCCAGTCCGAGCCGTGTCAGCGAGGGCGGGCCTAGGGACTCCCTGACCCCACCCCTTAAAGGGCCCTGTGCTGCAGTCCCCCGCGTGCTGTGAGGGGGTGCCCGAAGGTTACACCGCTAGAAGCGGAGCAAGCGGTCTCTGCAGTAACGCCTGCGGACTCTGAGGGTTGCTTTGCCGAGACTGGTCGCGGTGGACAACTCCTGAACCATACATAGCCCGCTTCCCTTGCATACAAAACCTAGGAACCCAGAGGCGTCACCGCCCCGATGCCCTCTTTGCCGACTGCCGTGAGGACAGAGGCCTCTTTGTGTCCTGCAAAAGTGGAGCGGAGGAGAGGACGCCTCCGGCTAGCCCCCGCCCTGGCCCGGCAGCGCTGTCCCCCCCCTTTCCCAGCAACCCTCCGGAGCCCGACCCAGCTGGCGAGCTGCCCCCAGTGACTGCAGCTCTCACGGCTTGGATCCGCCCCTCCGGACGGTGCTTCCAGGCCCGATCACGGAACGGGGTCAGGGGGACTGAGAGCGCAGTTCCACTGGGGCCGAGAACCATTGCCGAGTGCCAAGGAACACTGGACTCTTCTGCCTGCTGCTTTGCATCTCATTTGCATACCGAGCCCTACGGGCAGCGTCGACTCGAGACCCCCCTCCCCCTCGCGGACCCTAAATGGTCCCCTTCTCTGCACACGACTTCAGCCTTACAGCGATCTTGTCAGCGCCCCTTCCAGACCCCGTCTTGATCTGCAAGTCTGGCACTCATGAGCCCCCCACCGGCGCCCCCAACCAGTGAAAGCCCCTTCCCCGGGTCCCCGATCCCGACCACCCGGTTCTCCAGAAGACAATACTCCAATTCTCTGGGAAGTGGAAGAAACCAAGCCGAAGCGAGGGGGGCGCTGGGACCTCAGTTGGGATTCTGAGAGCTTCCAGTTGTCCAATCTTCTCTGAAGTATTCAGAGATCTTTCCCCTAAACCCTTTGCGACGCCCTACAAGACCCTTCCCCGATATACTTGGAGGTCTCTGGTCCCAAACTGGAGCAGAATGCAACCCGAGTCCCCCCCACGCACAGAGGAAAGAGTTGGAGGGGCCTGCCCCGTGATGTcaccccctccccaacacacacatgcacaccctgtccccttcctccacctcctaAGCTAGTTGCATTGGCTCACAGGGCTTGAGCTGCGACTTGCAAGAGTTTAGGGGCAACGAGCAGAGTGGCCCTGGGGGTACCCACATCCAACAAGCCGTTCCAGTGCCTGGGACCTCAGGGCGGGGATGCAGCTGGGAGCCTAGGGAAGCACTTCCACCTCCCCCCTCCTCAGCCGTGGCAGGGTGGTGAGTAGTTAACACTCCCTCCCCAACTTCCCCTTGTTTAGGCTCCCCAAACTTCCAAGCAGATTAAGGAGAGAAACCCCAGAATTCCTcatgccaatgtctcaggttgtTGGGTCCTTGATGTCCAAAAGACAGCTAAAGGAAAGTACCTACATCTATGCTACCCACTCCCACGGTGCCCCAGATGCCACCCCCTCCTCAGTGTGCCCCTTGCGGGACCTGCACTGAAATCCCATTAGCAGCTCCGACACCCTTGGGGAAAGGGAGGGGTAGGAAAAGTCCCGAGGGGAGGAGCAAGAGCTACCAGGATGTGAGACGTCTGTGGACAAGGCTCCCGCTCATTGCATGAGGGGCCTTGGGATACTGACCGTCTGGCTGGACGCCCTTTCCGGGACGGGATCCATGTCAGCATGAAGCTGAGACTTTAAAACCCTGACAAACTGGGTGATTGTTGCCACTTAATTCCTTGTCCCAAACtcttagtgtcttttttttttttttttttttttttttttttttgcccccttTCTTCCCTGGGTTTGGAGCCACTGTCAGAAGACCCTACCATGACtcattctctcctcttcttcctccctctcccccctctatTAACCCCACCCTTGCCAATCCAGTGGGGTAGCATTGAGTCTCAGCTGCAGATGGGGCAAGCTTTCCTTTAAGCTAGAACAGGATGCTGGGA
The window above is part of the Oryctolagus cuniculus chromosome 11, mOryCun1.1, whole genome shotgun sequence genome. Proteins encoded here:
- the DNAJC14 gene encoding LOW QUALITY PROTEIN: dnaJ homolog subfamily C member 14 (The sequence of the model RefSeq protein was modified relative to this genomic sequence to represent the inferred CDS: deleted 1 base in 1 codon), which codes for MAQKHPGEGGLCGAHYSSGASLRTLGPSVGPEILSFSGLRDSTGTASNGTRCLPEHSGPKYTQTPNPAHWSDPSHGPPRGPGPPRDGKDPDQSEASSEDSGVDQDLSRENEAGYQEEGTPAFFSIPSACNCQGSPGVPEGPYSEGADGSSSNFCHHCTSPALGKEELEEEYDDEEPLKFPSDLSRVSGGKKAPSRRQRHRLPTKEDTREGGRRDPRSPGRHRLSRKRSQAEKRRGLGLWGAEELCQLGHAGFRWLIELLALVGEYVETCGHLIYACRQLKGSDLDLFRVWVGVWAGRLGGWAQVMTQSLNHTLYVGAGLLTRFLRLLGALLLLALALFLGCLQLGWRFLVGLGDQLGWRDKATWLFSWLDSPTFQRCLSWLRDSRPWQQLVRIVQRGWLELPWVKQRTNRQGNAPVAGGRNCQPEEEVARLLTMAGVPEAELNPFLVLGVEATASDVELKKAYRQLAVMVHPDKNHHPRAEEAFKVLRSAWDIVSNPERRKEYEMKRMAENELSRSVNEFLSKLQDDLKEAMNTMMCSRCQGKHRRFEMDRDAKSARYCAECNRLHPAEEGDFWAESSMLGLKITYFALMDGKVYDITEWAGCQRVGISPDTHRVPYHISFGSRIPGTSGRQRATPDSPPADLQDFLNRIFQVPPGQMSNGNFFAAPQPGPGTTAASKPNSTVPKGEAKPKRRKKVRRPFQR